From the genome of Colwellia psychrerythraea 34H, one region includes:
- a CDS encoding sarcosine oxidase subunit delta, with protein sequence MLLIHCPYCEELREEEEFSPAGQAHIVRPLQPEEISDEQWARYLFFRKNPRGLHHEMWLHAAGCRKYFNATRNTVTYEIMETYKMGLKPSVTASEEGQS encoded by the coding sequence ATGTTACTTATCCACTGTCCTTATTGTGAAGAGCTGCGCGAAGAAGAAGAGTTTAGCCCTGCTGGGCAAGCTCATATCGTGCGCCCACTTCAACCCGAAGAAATTAGTGATGAGCAATGGGCACGTTACTTGTTTTTCCGTAAAAACCCGCGCGGTTTACATCACGAGATGTGGCTACATGCGGCCGGTTGTCGCAAATATTTCAACGCGACCCGAAACACCGTGACCTATGAAATCATGGAAACTTACAAAATGGGCCTAAAGCCCAGCGTCACCGCTAGTGAAGAGGGCCAATCATGA
- a CDS encoding BCCT family transporter has product MVANHGLLKGMNPVTTLVSMAIITLFVLCGVFFTEQTAALFTAVSGWILSYLKWYYIGIVAIFLFFCIWLAFSRYGNLRLGDDDSRPEYSNFSWFSMLFSAGMGIGLVFWSIAEPIYHFQSNPFITEGLTPEAAQVAMRLTFFHWGLHPWAIYVVVGLSLAYFSYRKKLPLTIRSALYPLIGKKMYGPIGHAVDVLAVFGTVFGVATSLGLGVTQMNTGLNTMFGMEVSLSNQIILIAVISAIATISVVSGVGKGVKILSEVNMWLTIGILVFLLCFGPTRYLLGAVLQSTGDYLGNVLSLSTWTDANENSQWQSWWTAFYWGWWMSWAPFVGMFIARISKGRTIREFIVGVLLVPTMLGFIWLTLFGGTAIYLELFHQVTNEAGELVAAVGQAGIVDAVKADVTSALYVTLDKLDAGFMGTIAAFMATLLIATYFITSSDSGTLVVTTILSMGNEHPPTAHRVAWGLGEGAVAAILLLVGGLKGLQTAAITAALPFSLVMIVMMWGLMRSLKEEKLTPAVYAPAKLVTN; this is encoded by the coding sequence ATGGTAGCGAATCATGGTCTGTTAAAAGGCATGAATCCAGTTACAACACTTGTATCAATGGCTATAATTACTCTGTTTGTTTTGTGCGGTGTGTTTTTCACTGAACAAACAGCAGCATTATTTACGGCGGTATCGGGTTGGATACTGTCTTATCTTAAATGGTATTACATTGGCATTGTTGCAATATTCTTGTTCTTCTGTATCTGGCTGGCATTTAGTCGCTACGGTAACTTACGTTTAGGTGATGATGACTCAAGACCTGAATACAGTAACTTCTCGTGGTTTTCCATGTTATTTAGTGCAGGAATGGGTATAGGCTTAGTCTTTTGGTCTATTGCGGAGCCTATTTACCACTTTCAAAGTAATCCATTTATCACTGAAGGATTAACGCCGGAAGCAGCACAAGTAGCGATGCGTCTAACCTTTTTCCATTGGGGGCTTCACCCATGGGCAATTTATGTAGTTGTTGGTTTGTCGTTGGCTTATTTTTCTTATAGAAAGAAATTACCTTTGACCATCCGTTCAGCACTTTACCCATTAATTGGGAAAAAAATGTACGGTCCAATTGGGCATGCAGTTGATGTGCTTGCCGTGTTTGGTACTGTATTTGGTGTAGCAACGTCGTTAGGTTTAGGCGTTACTCAAATGAATACTGGCCTTAATACCATGTTTGGTATGGAGGTTTCTCTGAGTAATCAAATTATACTGATTGCTGTTATTTCTGCTATTGCGACAATTTCAGTGGTATCAGGTGTCGGTAAAGGTGTAAAAATCTTATCGGAAGTCAATATGTGGTTGACCATTGGTATTTTGGTATTTTTACTTTGTTTTGGTCCTACTCGTTATTTATTGGGTGCTGTATTGCAAAGTACTGGTGATTATTTAGGTAATGTCTTATCACTAAGTACCTGGACTGATGCTAACGAAAATAGTCAGTGGCAATCTTGGTGGACCGCATTTTATTGGGGTTGGTGGATGTCTTGGGCACCATTTGTAGGTATGTTTATTGCGCGTATCTCTAAAGGTCGTACCATTCGTGAGTTTATTGTTGGCGTATTGTTAGTACCCACTATGCTAGGTTTTATTTGGTTAACTCTTTTCGGAGGCACCGCTATATACCTAGAGCTGTTCCATCAAGTAACCAATGAAGCAGGAGAACTAGTTGCTGCTGTTGGACAAGCGGGTATTGTTGATGCTGTTAAGGCAGATGTAACTTCAGCGCTATATGTAACATTAGACAAGCTTGATGCTGGCTTCATGGGTACTATCGCAGCATTTATGGCGACATTACTTATTGCGACCTACTTCATTACTTCATCAGATTCAGGCACGTTAGTGGTTACCACTATTTTGTCAATGGGTAATGAACATCCACCAACGGCTCATCGTGTAGCATGGGGATTAGGTGAAGGCGCTGTCGCGGCCATCTTATTATTGGTAGGAGGACTGAAAGGTCTGCAAACCGCCGCTATTACCGCCGCATTACCTTTTTCATTAGTCATGATAGTTATGATGTGGGGGTTAATGAGATCACTAAAAGAGGAGAAGTTGACTCCTGCGGTATACGCTCCAGCTAAGCTAGTGACTAACTAG
- a CDS encoding aromatic ring-hydroxylating oxygenase subunit alpha encodes MSCSHEHESLLVTSPNKSAQAVADALEKHPITFSLPQQFYSDADVFQVEMEQIFYKEWLFVGITGEIPDNGNFITLDIGDNPITVIRDQNGEVRAFHNTCRHRGSKICLVKQGKVPKLVCPYHQWTYELDGNLLFAGTEMGDDFDKNDYGLHKVNCRVAGGYIFVSLSENPTNIDGFFDDLTHYLEPYDLDNCKVAVESTLIEDANWKLVIENNRECYHCSGNHPELLNTLLEWDDTEDPRASDEFKAQVAAKQAMWEAEGIPYKHVSHGHGLRNRIVRMPLLEGTVSMTIDGKAGCKKLMGRIKNPDLGSMRILHLPNSWSHAMGDHLIAFQVIPLGAQKTQVTTKWIVHKDAVEGVDYDVAQLRQVWDATNVQDRTLAENNQKGINSKAYQPGPYSTTFEFGVVNFIDWFSHTMQSNIKASAEKS; translated from the coding sequence ATGTCTTGCTCACATGAACACGAAAGTTTACTAGTTACTTCACCAAATAAATCAGCGCAGGCTGTTGCGGATGCATTAGAAAAACACCCAATAACGTTTTCTTTACCACAGCAGTTTTATAGCGACGCCGATGTTTTTCAAGTAGAAATGGAACAAATTTTTTACAAAGAATGGCTGTTCGTTGGCATCACTGGCGAAATTCCAGATAATGGTAATTTTATCACCTTAGATATTGGCGATAACCCGATTACTGTTATCAGAGATCAAAATGGTGAAGTACGCGCTTTTCATAATACTTGTCGTCATCGTGGTTCTAAAATTTGTTTAGTTAAACAAGGTAAGGTACCTAAGTTAGTATGTCCTTATCATCAATGGACTTATGAATTAGATGGCAATTTACTCTTTGCAGGCACTGAAATGGGCGATGATTTCGATAAGAATGATTATGGTCTGCACAAAGTTAATTGTCGTGTTGCTGGTGGTTATATTTTTGTTTCTCTGAGTGAAAATCCAACAAATATCGATGGTTTCTTCGATGATTTAACCCATTACCTAGAACCATATGATTTAGATAATTGTAAGGTCGCTGTAGAAAGCACTTTAATTGAAGATGCTAACTGGAAGTTAGTGATTGAAAATAACCGTGAGTGTTATCACTGTAGCGGCAATCACCCTGAACTATTAAATACTTTATTAGAGTGGGATGATACTGAAGATCCACGCGCTAGTGATGAATTCAAGGCACAGGTAGCGGCTAAACAAGCAATGTGGGAAGCAGAAGGCATTCCATATAAGCATGTTTCACATGGCCATGGTTTACGTAACCGCATAGTACGTATGCCGTTACTTGAAGGCACCGTATCGATGACGATTGACGGTAAAGCGGGTTGTAAAAAATTAATGGGCCGTATTAAAAACCCTGATCTGGGTTCGATGCGAATTTTGCACCTACCTAACTCGTGGAGTCACGCGATGGGAGATCATTTAATTGCCTTTCAGGTGATCCCATTAGGCGCACAAAAAACTCAAGTAACCACCAAGTGGATAGTCCATAAAGACGCAGTAGAAGGTGTTGATTATGATGTTGCCCAATTACGCCAAGTATGGGATGCAACCAATGTGCAAGACAGAACGTTAGCTGAGAATAATCAAAAAGGTATTAATTCTAAGGCTTACCAACCTGGACCTTACTCAACGACCTTTGAGTTTGGCGTGGTGAATTTTATCGATTGGTTCAGCCATACGATGCAAAGTAATATTAAAGCGTCAGCTGAAAAGAGTTAA
- a CDS encoding sarcosine oxidase subunit beta family protein, whose product MQQYSGFGLLKHSLTYHENWQRVWSNPTPKKHYDVVIIGGGGHGLATAYYLAKEHGITNIAVIEKGYLGGGNTARNTTIVRSNYLWDEASHLYEHSLKLWEGLAQELNYNLMFSQRGVLNLGHTLQDMRDIERRVNANRLNGIDGEVLTTAQVQEMVPILDCSTNARFPVMGASWQARAGTARHDAVAWGFARAADALGVDLLQQTEVTGIRRKDGAVEGVETNRGFISAGKVACVAAGNSSVIAKMVGMELPLESHPLQAMVSEPLKPILNTVVMSNHVHGYVSQSDKGDLVIGAGIDGYTGYGQRGSFNVVEHTIAAIIEMFPIFSRVRLNRAWGGVVDTCPDACPIISKTHIKGLYFNCGWGTGGFKATPGAGHVFAHTIANDEPHPLAKPFSIDRFSSGELIDEHGAAGVAH is encoded by the coding sequence ATGCAACAATATTCAGGATTTGGTTTATTAAAACACTCGTTAACTTACCACGAGAATTGGCAACGGGTTTGGAGTAATCCTACCCCGAAAAAACACTATGATGTTGTTATCATAGGCGGTGGTGGACATGGTCTGGCAACGGCTTATTATTTAGCGAAAGAGCATGGCATCACTAACATTGCCGTGATTGAAAAAGGTTATTTAGGCGGCGGTAATACCGCGCGTAATACCACCATTGTGCGTTCAAACTATTTATGGGACGAAGCGTCTCACTTATATGAGCATTCCTTAAAATTATGGGAAGGCTTAGCACAAGAGCTGAACTATAACTTGATGTTTAGTCAACGCGGTGTATTAAACCTAGGCCATACCCTACAAGACATGCGTGATATTGAACGCCGCGTGAATGCTAACCGTCTTAACGGCATTGATGGTGAAGTCTTAACCACCGCACAAGTACAAGAAATGGTGCCTATTTTAGATTGCTCAACCAATGCACGTTTTCCGGTGATGGGCGCTTCATGGCAAGCCCGTGCAGGTACGGCTCGTCACGACGCGGTTGCCTGGGGTTTTGCTCGCGCAGCCGATGCGTTAGGGGTTGATTTATTACAGCAAACGGAAGTCACTGGCATTCGCCGTAAAGATGGCGCAGTAGAGGGCGTTGAAACCAATCGCGGCTTTATTTCGGCCGGTAAAGTGGCATGTGTCGCTGCGGGTAACTCCAGTGTTATCGCCAAGATGGTGGGCATGGAATTACCGCTTGAATCTCATCCACTGCAAGCGATGGTATCAGAGCCATTAAAACCAATTTTAAATACCGTGGTGATGTCCAATCATGTCCACGGGTATGTCAGTCAATCCGATAAAGGTGACTTGGTCATCGGCGCGGGTATTGATGGTTATACCGGTTATGGTCAGCGCGGCTCTTTTAATGTGGTTGAGCATACTATTGCCGCCATTATCGAAATGTTTCCTATTTTCAGTCGTGTGCGTCTTAATCGCGCCTGGGGCGGCGTGGTTGATACGTGCCCAGATGCCTGTCCTATCATTTCGAAAACACACATCAAAGGACTGTATTTTAACTGTGGTTGGGGCACGGGTGGTTTTAAGGCTACGCCGGGCGCTGGGCATGTCTTTGCGCATACTATCGCCAACGATGAGCCACACCCGTTAGCCAAACCCTTTAGTATCGACCGCTTTTCATCAGGCGAATTAATTGACGAACACGGCGCTGCCGGTGTTGCGCACTAA
- the fdhF gene encoding formate dehydrogenase subunit alpha gives MITYYDPKTEPAANQSADLSKDLGTPPSKSTVQVSVEIDGVTIVVPEGTSVLRAAAIADINIPKLCASDNLEAFGSCRLCAVEIEGMRGMPASCTTPVREGMKVQTQNPKIATLRRNVMELYISDHPLDCLTCPANGDCELQDMAGAVGLREVRYGFEGKNHLDGATDSSNPYFSFDDSKCISCSRCVRACEEVQGTFALTVEGRGFDSRISTGQDTNFLESDCVSCGACVQACPTATLTEKSVIDNGQPDHSIITTCAYCGVGCSFRADMQGDKVLRMVPDKNGKANQGHSCVKGRFAFGYATHQDRITSPMIRDNIEQDWREVSWEEALAFAAKRLTDIQEEHGRNSIGAITSSRCTNEETYLVQKLVRAVFQNNNVDTCARVCHSPTGYGLKATLNESAGTQTFESVMKADVVLIIGANPTDAHPVFGSLLKRRLRQGAKLVVADPRSIDLIDSPHTKAQHHLKLRPGTNVALINALAHVIVDEGLEDADFIQSRCDDASFQQWYKHIQDQRHSPESTTEITGVDATELRAAARLYANAGNGAIYYGLGVTEHSQGSSSVMAIANLAMVSGNIGREGVGVNPLRGQNNVQGSCDMGSFPHELPGYRHVSDESTRNLFEQEWQVSLDCEPGLRIPNMFEAAIHGDFKGLYCQGEDIAQSDPNTQHVQKALSSMKCIIVQDIFLNETAKYAHVFLPGSSFMEKNGTFTNAERRISRVRKLMPALAGKEDWQVTIELAKVLGYEMNYEHPSEIMDEIARLTPTFSGVSYERLDQLGSIQWPCNEKSPLGTPIMHTEDFVGEKGKFAITEYVATPEKANKHFPLLLTTGRILSQYNVGAQTRRTANQVWHDEDVLEIHPNDAEDRGINDGDWVGIASRAGTTALRALISQRVQPGVVYTTFHHPLSGANVVTTDNSDWATNCPEYKVTAVQATKVDEPSQWQAEYAQFSQRQAKYLKNKNGGEVAKT, from the coding sequence ATGATAACTTATTATGATCCCAAAACAGAGCCTGCTGCCAATCAATCAGCCGACCTTAGTAAAGATTTAGGCACACCGCCTTCTAAATCTACGGTACAAGTTAGCGTAGAAATTGATGGTGTTACTATTGTTGTACCTGAAGGAACTTCAGTATTACGCGCTGCCGCTATTGCCGATATTAATATTCCCAAATTATGTGCCAGTGATAATTTAGAAGCCTTTGGTTCATGTCGTTTGTGTGCGGTAGAGATCGAAGGCATGCGCGGCATGCCAGCTTCTTGTACTACACCGGTAAGAGAGGGCATGAAGGTACAAACGCAAAATCCTAAAATAGCGACATTACGTCGTAATGTTATGGAACTTTACATTTCAGACCATCCATTAGATTGTCTTACCTGTCCGGCCAATGGTGATTGTGAGCTGCAAGATATGGCAGGTGCCGTCGGTTTACGTGAAGTACGCTATGGTTTTGAAGGAAAAAATCACCTCGACGGAGCAACTGATTCGTCGAATCCTTATTTCAGCTTTGATGATTCTAAATGTATTTCCTGTTCTCGTTGTGTCAGAGCGTGTGAAGAAGTACAAGGTACCTTTGCCTTAACGGTTGAAGGTAGAGGTTTTGATTCACGTATAAGTACTGGTCAAGACACTAACTTTCTAGAATCTGACTGTGTTTCATGTGGCGCCTGTGTACAAGCTTGTCCAACAGCTACACTCACTGAAAAATCTGTAATAGATAATGGCCAGCCAGATCATAGCATCATTACTACCTGCGCTTATTGCGGTGTAGGCTGTTCGTTCCGCGCTGATATGCAAGGCGATAAAGTACTGAGAATGGTGCCAGATAAAAATGGTAAAGCGAACCAAGGACATTCTTGTGTTAAAGGCCGATTTGCTTTTGGCTACGCTACTCATCAGGACAGAATAACTAGCCCGATGATTCGCGATAATATAGAACAAGACTGGCGTGAGGTGAGTTGGGAAGAAGCATTAGCCTTTGCTGCTAAGCGCTTAACCGATATTCAAGAAGAACATGGCCGCAACAGTATCGGCGCGATAACGTCGTCTCGTTGTACCAATGAAGAAACCTATTTAGTACAGAAACTAGTCCGTGCAGTTTTTCAAAATAATAATGTCGATACCTGTGCCCGCGTTTGTCATTCGCCAACAGGTTATGGCCTAAAAGCTACCTTAAACGAGTCAGCAGGAACACAAACCTTTGAATCGGTGATGAAAGCTGATGTGGTACTCATCATTGGCGCCAACCCTACCGATGCGCATCCGGTATTTGGTTCATTACTTAAACGTCGTTTACGCCAAGGGGCTAAATTAGTAGTGGCCGATCCGCGCAGCATCGATCTTATCGACAGTCCGCATACCAAAGCACAACATCATCTTAAACTGCGTCCTGGGACAAACGTGGCATTAATCAATGCCCTCGCCCATGTCATTGTTGATGAAGGTTTAGAAGATGCTGACTTCATTCAAAGTCGTTGTGATGATGCTAGCTTCCAGCAATGGTACAAACATATTCAAGACCAACGCCATTCACCAGAAAGCACAACAGAAATTACCGGTGTCGACGCAACAGAGTTACGCGCAGCGGCCAGACTATATGCTAACGCGGGTAACGGCGCTATTTATTACGGTTTAGGTGTTACAGAACACTCTCAAGGCAGTTCATCTGTCATGGCTATTGCTAACTTAGCAATGGTTAGCGGAAATATTGGTCGAGAAGGTGTTGGTGTTAATCCACTGCGCGGCCAAAATAATGTACAAGGCTCATGTGATATGGGTTCGTTTCCACATGAGTTGCCAGGATATCGCCATGTTAGCGATGAAAGCACCCGTAATTTATTTGAACAAGAATGGCAAGTTTCATTGGATTGTGAGCCTGGTTTGCGCATTCCAAATATGTTCGAAGCAGCAATACACGGTGACTTTAAAGGTTTGTATTGCCAAGGCGAAGATATTGCTCAATCGGATCCAAATACTCAGCATGTACAAAAAGCGTTAAGTTCGATGAAATGCATCATTGTACAAGATATCTTCCTTAACGAGACGGCAAAATACGCCCATGTATTTTTACCCGGCTCATCGTTTATGGAAAAAAATGGTACCTTCACCAATGCCGAACGACGCATTTCTAGAGTACGTAAATTGATGCCAGCACTAGCAGGTAAAGAAGATTGGCAAGTAACGATTGAACTTGCCAAAGTACTCGGTTATGAAATGAATTATGAGCATCCAAGTGAGATAATGGATGAAATTGCCCGCTTAACACCAACATTTAGTGGTGTCAGTTATGAAAGGTTAGATCAGCTTGGCTCTATTCAATGGCCATGTAATGAAAAATCGCCTCTAGGCACGCCAATTATGCATACCGAGGATTTTGTTGGCGAAAAAGGCAAGTTTGCGATTACTGAGTATGTGGCCACACCTGAAAAAGCGAATAAGCATTTTCCGTTGTTATTGACCACAGGCCGTATTTTAAGCCAATATAATGTTGGCGCACAAACAAGACGTACTGCCAATCAAGTTTGGCACGATGAAGATGTATTAGAAATCCACCCTAATGACGCTGAAGATCGTGGCATCAATGATGGTGATTGGGTAGGTATTGCCAGTCGTGCAGGTACCACCGCACTACGCGCACTCATTAGCCAACGCGTTCAACCAGGGGTTGTTTATACTACCTTCCATCACCCGTTAAGTGGTGCCAATGTAGTCACCACTGACAATTCTGATTGGGCAACTAACTGTCCTGAATATAAGGTAACAGCAGTGCAAGCAACTAAAGTTGATGAGCCGTCGCAATGGCAAGCAGAATACGCCCAGTTCAGTCAGCGACAAGCGAAATACTTAAAGAATAAAAATGGGGGGGAAGTTGCTAAAACATGA
- the fdhD gene encoding formate dehydrogenase accessory sulfurtransferase FdhD produces MLKHDITVADTDVNVPTAQQRQVLRCTNDTLTTAMDDIAEETAIALVYNGISHVVMMSTPHDLYDLAIGFSLSEKIVDDASEILDISATKQALGIEVNITVSNRAVWRLKQQRRNMTGRTGCGLCGAESLQQAMKNQQTSIADGQKNKKAPRELSELTNLAIQKAVVDLQGHQPLQQMTGAVHAAAWCDENGSIKLIREDIGRHNALDKLIGALSASNIVINHSSFLLISSRASYEMISKAQVAGISMLVAVSAPTALAINIAKNTGMTLVGFARNGRHTIYS; encoded by the coding sequence TTGCTAAAACATGACATTACAGTAGCAGACACCGACGTTAATGTGCCTACAGCACAACAGCGTCAAGTGCTGCGCTGTACTAATGACACCCTAACAACAGCGATGGACGACATCGCTGAAGAGACTGCTATTGCCTTGGTTTATAACGGCATTTCTCATGTGGTGATGATGAGTACACCGCATGATTTGTACGACTTGGCAATCGGCTTTAGTTTAAGCGAGAAAATTGTCGATGACGCTAGTGAAATACTTGATATAAGTGCGACTAAACAAGCTTTAGGCATTGAAGTAAATATCACAGTATCCAATCGAGCAGTTTGGCGCTTAAAACAACAACGTCGCAATATGACGGGGCGCACTGGTTGTGGTTTGTGTGGTGCTGAGTCGTTACAACAAGCGATGAAAAATCAACAAACTTCGATAGCTGATGGACAAAAAAACAAAAAAGCACCGCGAGAATTGAGTGAGTTAACTAATTTGGCGATACAAAAAGCTGTAGTTGACTTACAAGGGCACCAACCATTGCAACAGATGACTGGTGCAGTGCATGCTGCTGCTTGGTGTGATGAAAATGGCAGCATTAAACTCATTCGCGAAGATATTGGCCGACACAACGCATTAGACAAACTTATTGGCGCACTCAGTGCGTCAAACATTGTCATTAACCATAGCAGTTTTTTGCTCATTTCTAGCCGTGCTAGTTATGAAATGATCAGCAAAGCACAAGTTGCAGGTATTAGTATGTTGGTAGCGGTTTCGGCCCCAACCGCTTTGGCGATAAACATAGCAAAAAACACTGGTATGACGTTAGTGGGGTTTGCCCGTAACGGTCGTCATACCATTTACAGTTAA
- the glyA gene encoding serine hydroxymethyltransferase has protein sequence MFYKNDQIAGFDDSIWQAMEQEDKRQQDHVELIASENYTSARVMQAQGSQLTNKYAEGYPGKRYYGGCEHVDVIEQLAIDRAKELFGADYANVQPHSGSQANAAVFMALLKPGETVLGMSLAHGGHLTHGSKVSFSGKIYNAVQYGLNEVTGEIDYDEVARLAKEHQPKMIIAGFSAYSRVVDWQRFRDIADSIGAWLFVDMAHVAGLVAAGLYPNPVPIADVVTTTTHKTLRGPRGGLILAKQNDELAKKLNSAVFPAGQGGPLMHVIAAKAICFKEALGEGYVEYQQQVIDNAREMAKTFQTRGYNVVSGGTDNHLFLLDLIDKGITGKDADAALGRANITVNKNSVPNDPQSPFVTSGLRIGTPAITSRGFGLEEAAALTGWICDVLDDISNEQVIDDVRSKVLDLCEKNPVYR, from the coding sequence ATGTTTTACAAAAATGATCAAATAGCCGGTTTCGATGACAGTATTTGGCAAGCCATGGAGCAAGAAGACAAACGTCAACAAGATCACGTTGAATTAATTGCCTCAGAAAACTATACCAGTGCGCGCGTGATGCAAGCCCAAGGCAGTCAACTGACTAACAAATACGCCGAAGGTTATCCTGGTAAACGTTATTACGGCGGCTGTGAACACGTTGATGTGATTGAGCAACTGGCGATTGATCGTGCAAAAGAATTGTTCGGCGCTGATTACGCTAATGTACAACCTCATTCTGGCTCACAAGCCAATGCCGCAGTCTTTATGGCCTTGCTTAAGCCCGGTGAAACGGTGCTGGGCATGAGCTTAGCGCACGGTGGTCATTTAACCCACGGCTCCAAAGTGAGCTTCTCCGGTAAAATTTATAACGCGGTGCAATACGGCTTAAATGAAGTAACCGGTGAAATTGACTACGACGAAGTAGCACGTCTTGCAAAAGAGCATCAACCGAAAATGATTATTGCCGGTTTCTCAGCGTATTCACGTGTAGTTGATTGGCAGCGTTTTCGTGACATTGCCGATAGCATTGGTGCCTGGTTATTTGTTGATATGGCCCACGTTGCCGGTTTAGTGGCCGCAGGTCTGTATCCTAACCCAGTACCAATTGCCGATGTGGTAACCACCACTACCCATAAAACCTTACGTGGTCCACGTGGCGGCTTGATTTTAGCGAAACAAAATGACGAACTGGCTAAGAAATTAAATTCAGCGGTTTTCCCAGCAGGTCAAGGTGGCCCATTGATGCATGTTATCGCTGCCAAAGCGATTTGTTTCAAAGAAGCACTTGGTGAGGGTTATGTTGAGTATCAGCAACAGGTCATCGATAACGCCCGTGAAATGGCGAAAACATTCCAAACCCGTGGTTATAACGTAGTTTCTGGTGGTACGGACAATCACCTATTTTTATTGGATTTAATCGATAAAGGTATTACCGGTAAAGACGCGGATGCTGCGCTGGGCCGCGCTAATATCACGGTCAACAAAAACTCAGTGCCTAACGACCCGCAATCGCCATTTGTCACCAGTGGTCTGCGTATCGGCACACCGGCCATCACCAGTCGTGGTTTTGGACTTGAAGAAGCAGCAGCATTAACGGGTTGGATTTGTGATGTGTTAGATGACATTAGCAATGAGCAAGTGATTGATGACGTGCGAAGTAAAGTGTTGGACTTATGTGAAAAAAATCCGGTCTACCGCTAG
- a CDS encoding hybrid-cluster NAD(P)-dependent oxidoreductase translates to MINTSQYSVNTQTWTNGRHDVQCVKVIDETIDARTYCFTSTEPVMHFFKPGQFVTLELEIDGMQVLRSYTISSSPSVPYSFSITVKRMPGGQVSNWLHDNLKQGDQIAVHGPVGIFNCIDITAEKVLLLSGGVGITPVMSMARWWFDTNGDVDMVFAHSARTPKDIIYRRELEYMDSRITNFNLNFICERYDIGDSWSGFCGFFDEQKLRMIAPDFLDRTIYCCGPTPYMTAVKSMLQNIGFDMANYHEESFGAPPEEAQLDAEQQMEDAAGESIDDDTLIEVAFSKTGKSVKIQPGGTVHLAASQVGLHIPKACGMGICGTCKVKKIHGEVIMSHNGGITDEDVADGYILSCCSVPQGDVSVEY, encoded by the coding sequence ATGATAAACACCTCCCAATACTCTGTTAACACGCAAACATGGACCAATGGGCGTCACGATGTTCAATGCGTTAAAGTGATTGACGAAACCATTGATGCACGTACCTATTGCTTTACCAGCACAGAGCCTGTAATGCACTTTTTCAAACCTGGCCAATTCGTGACGCTAGAATTAGAAATTGACGGTATGCAAGTATTGCGTAGTTACACTATTTCATCATCTCCTTCAGTGCCATACAGTTTTTCAATCACTGTAAAAAGAATGCCTGGAGGTCAAGTATCAAATTGGCTGCATGATAACCTTAAACAAGGTGATCAAATCGCGGTGCATGGCCCGGTAGGTATATTCAATTGCATCGATATTACGGCCGAAAAAGTTTTATTACTCTCTGGTGGTGTTGGTATAACACCAGTGATGTCAATGGCCCGTTGGTGGTTTGATACCAACGGTGATGTTGATATGGTTTTTGCCCATAGTGCCCGCACCCCTAAGGACATAATATATCGTCGCGAACTTGAGTATATGGATTCCAGAATAACTAACTTCAATCTCAACTTTATTTGTGAGAGGTATGACATTGGCGATAGCTGGAGCGGTTTTTGTGGCTTCTTCGATGAACAAAAGCTTCGAATGATAGCGCCTGATTTTCTCGATCGCACCATTTATTGTTGTGGACCGACGCCTTATATGACTGCTGTCAAAAGTATGTTGCAAAATATAGGCTTTGACATGGCCAATTACCATGAAGAAAGTTTTGGTGCGCCACCGGAAGAAGCACAACTCGACGCTGAACAGCAAATGGAAGATGCCGCAGGCGAATCAATCGATGACGATACTTTAATAGAAGTAGCATTTAGCAAAACGGGTAAATCAGTCAAGATACAACCCGGTGGCACAGTGCATTTAGCCGCTTCACAAGTTGGCCTTCATATTCCTAAAGCTTGTGGTATGGGCATATGCGGCACCTGTAAAGTGAAAAAAATTCATGGTGAAGTGATTATGTCACATAACGGTGGCATCACAGATGAAGATGTTGCTGATGGATATATTCTTAGCTGCTGTAGTGTTCCTCAAGGTGATGTTTCAGTCGAATATTAA
- a CDS encoding formate dehydrogenase subunit delta, with the protein MSDDRLKYVVDMANQIAVNLLHGKEQQQCVTEISHHINRFWAPSMRAQLAEAANNDNYQLEAMVILALKQIKNEQ; encoded by the coding sequence ATGTCAGATGATCGTTTAAAATATGTGGTAGATATGGCCAATCAAATTGCGGTTAATTTATTACATGGTAAAGAACAGCAACAATGTGTGACTGAGATTAGTCATCACATCAATCGTTTTTGGGCGCCAAGCATGCGTGCACAACTTGCAGAAGCGGCAAACAATGATAACTATCAGCTCGAAGCTATGGTTATTTTAGCGCTCAAGCAAATCAAGAACGAGCAATAA